One region of Mycolicibacterium insubricum genomic DNA includes:
- the dusB gene encoding tRNA dihydrouridine synthase DusB, translating to MRIGPIELASPVVLAPMAGVTNVAFRTLCRELEIERAGTVSGLYVCEMVTARALVERHPVTLHMTTFGPDESPRSLQLYTVDPDTTYDAARMIATEGLADHIDLNFGCPVPKVTRRGGGAALPYKRRLFGRIVAAAVRACAGTDIPVTVKFRIGIDDDHHTHFDAGRIAEAEGAAAVALHARTAAQRYSGTADWSAIAALKEQVTTIPVLGNGDIFDADDALAMMAETGCDGVVIGRGCLGRPWLFAELSAAFNGVPAATPPTLGEVATIIGRHGELLAEHFGEDKGMRDIRKHVAWYLHGFPAGADLRRALALVKTRGELETLLGELDGDVPFPPHAAGPRGRQGSPSAVSLPDGWLADPDDLTVPTAADVMNSGG from the coding sequence CTGCGGATCGGGCCGATCGAGTTGGCCAGCCCGGTGGTGCTGGCCCCGATGGCCGGCGTGACCAACGTCGCCTTCCGCACCTTGTGCCGGGAGCTGGAGATCGAACGGGCCGGCACGGTCAGTGGCCTCTACGTCTGCGAAATGGTGACCGCGCGGGCGCTGGTCGAACGCCACCCGGTGACCCTGCACATGACGACGTTCGGCCCGGACGAGTCCCCGCGGTCGCTGCAGCTCTACACCGTCGACCCGGACACCACCTACGACGCGGCCCGGATGATCGCCACCGAGGGCCTGGCCGACCACATCGACCTGAACTTCGGCTGCCCGGTGCCCAAGGTCACCCGCCGCGGCGGCGGCGCCGCGCTGCCCTACAAGCGCCGACTGTTCGGCCGGATCGTCGCGGCCGCCGTGCGGGCCTGCGCCGGCACCGACATCCCGGTCACCGTGAAGTTCCGGATCGGGATCGACGACGACCACCACACCCACTTCGACGCCGGCCGGATCGCCGAGGCCGAGGGTGCCGCCGCGGTCGCCCTGCACGCCCGCACCGCCGCCCAGCGCTACTCCGGCACCGCCGACTGGTCGGCCATCGCCGCCCTCAAAGAGCAGGTGACGACCATCCCGGTGCTCGGCAACGGCGACATCTTCGATGCCGACGACGCCCTGGCCATGATGGCTGAGACCGGGTGCGACGGGGTGGTGATCGGGCGCGGCTGCCTGGGCCGGCCGTGGCTGTTCGCCGAGCTGTCGGCGGCCTTCAACGGCGTACCGGCCGCGACCCCGCCCACCCTCGGCGAGGTCGCGACCATCATCGGCCGCCACGGTGAACTGCTGGCCGAACACTTCGGCGAGGACAAGGGCATGCGGGACATCCGCAAACACGTCGCCTGGTATCTGCACGGCTTCCCGGCCGGCGCGGACCTGCGCCGCGCACTGGCCCTGGTCAAGACCCGCGGCGAACTCGAAACCCTGCTCGGCGAGCTCGACGGCGACGTACCGTTCCCGCCGCACGCCGCCGGTCCGCGGGGCCGCCAGGGTTCCCCGTCGGCGGTGTCGCTGCCCGACGGTTGGCTGGCCGATCCCGACGATCTGACCGTCCCGACGGCCGCCGACGTGATGAATTCCGGCGGCTGA
- a CDS encoding LCP family protein, with amino-acid sequence MSDGHDPAAPPRSGAAPWERQPVVPAGFDQSGEPDPTAGFHPTSGPPPAPPAPEPEPAARSSGHHTDGIPAAELIARLGGLPPRPAPEPDPAFPPVPVPPSAPADPRPVLPPAPQRARQHDPEAPEPEAKAHTHRPRHPLLLAGRSLIALIAITALVLTGGAWQWMASKNHALRQVAALDPNSRDIRDANAQYGDENFLIVGVDSRYGENSGMGAGDTEDAGGARSDSIILVNIPANRKRVVAVSFPRDLAITPMRCEAWNAATGDYGPVYDEETGEYGPDYLYTETKLNSAYSFGGPKCLVKVIQKISGLSVSRFMAVDFAGFSKMVDALGGVDVCSTTPLEDYELGTVLEHAGHQRIDGHTALNYVRARQVTTEVNGDYGRIKRQQLFLSSLLRSMISKDTFFSLSKLNNVVNTFIADSYVANITTKDLVDLGQSVQGIAAGRITFVTLPTTGITDADGNEEPYTGAIEALFDAIIDDDPLPGENDKNETTTAVSTTGSSASGSHTTTSTTTTTTTAAAEPSTETVDVAAVAPHGVNVHVSNSTPHAGLGSSTSTALAAHGFSVDTPDDYSTELTHTVVRYSPGNEEAAATVAASLGNPPIERISGLGEGVQVILGADFTTVGAPPAAGSTIQVRKLQGSSETATADLPAGISLTNAADVTCE; translated from the coding sequence ATGAGTGACGGCCACGACCCCGCGGCGCCGCCGCGGTCGGGGGCCGCGCCGTGGGAACGACAGCCCGTCGTGCCCGCCGGATTCGACCAGAGCGGCGAACCCGACCCGACCGCCGGGTTCCATCCGACATCCGGCCCGCCGCCCGCGCCGCCCGCCCCGGAGCCGGAACCGGCCGCCCGCTCGAGCGGACACCATACCGACGGCATCCCGGCGGCCGAGCTGATCGCCCGCCTCGGCGGCCTGCCCCCGCGTCCCGCCCCCGAGCCCGACCCGGCCTTCCCACCGGTCCCGGTGCCGCCGTCCGCACCCGCGGACCCACGGCCCGTCCTGCCGCCCGCCCCGCAACGCGCCCGGCAGCACGATCCCGAGGCCCCCGAACCTGAGGCCAAAGCCCACACCCACCGTCCCCGGCACCCGCTGCTGCTGGCCGGGCGCAGCCTGATCGCGCTGATCGCGATCACCGCGCTGGTGCTGACCGGCGGTGCCTGGCAGTGGATGGCCAGCAAGAACCACGCGCTGAGGCAGGTGGCCGCGCTCGATCCCAACTCCCGCGACATCCGCGACGCCAACGCCCAGTACGGCGACGAGAACTTCCTGATCGTCGGCGTCGACAGCCGCTACGGCGAGAACTCCGGCATGGGCGCCGGAGACACCGAAGACGCCGGCGGCGCCCGCTCCGACAGCATCATCCTGGTGAACATTCCGGCGAACCGGAAACGCGTCGTCGCGGTGTCCTTCCCGCGCGATCTCGCCATCACCCCGATGCGCTGCGAGGCGTGGAACGCCGCCACCGGCGACTACGGCCCGGTGTACGACGAGGAGACCGGCGAATACGGCCCGGACTACCTCTACACCGAGACCAAACTCAATTCCGCCTATTCCTTCGGTGGGCCGAAGTGCCTGGTCAAGGTGATCCAGAAGATCTCCGGACTGTCGGTCAGCAGGTTCATGGCCGTCGACTTCGCCGGGTTCTCCAAGATGGTCGACGCCCTCGGCGGCGTCGACGTCTGCAGCACCACCCCGCTGGAGGACTACGAGTTGGGCACCGTCCTGGAGCACGCCGGCCACCAGCGCATCGACGGCCACACGGCACTCAACTATGTTCGCGCCCGTCAGGTCACCACCGAGGTCAACGGCGACTACGGCCGCATCAAACGCCAGCAGTTGTTCCTGTCCTCGCTGCTGCGCTCGATGATCTCCAAGGACACCTTCTTCTCGCTGTCCAAGCTCAACAACGTGGTCAACACGTTCATCGCCGACAGCTACGTCGCCAACATCACCACCAAGGACCTGGTCGACCTGGGCCAATCCGTGCAGGGCATCGCGGCCGGCCGGATCACCTTCGTGACGCTGCCCACCACCGGCATCACCGACGCCGACGGCAACGAGGAGCCCTACACCGGCGCGATCGAGGCGCTGTTCGACGCGATCATCGACGACGATCCGTTGCCCGGTGAGAACGACAAGAACGAGACCACCACCGCGGTGAGCACCACCGGCTCCAGCGCGAGCGGCTCGCACACGACGACCAGCACGACCACGACGACGACCACCGCGGCCGCCGAACCGAGCACCGAGACCGTCGACGTCGCGGCGGTGGCGCCGCACGGTGTCAACGTGCACGTGTCCAACTCCACCCCGCACGCCGGGCTCGGTTCGTCGACGAGCACCGCCCTGGCCGCGCACGGGTTCTCCGTCGACACCCCCGACGATTATTCGACCGAGCTGACGCACACCGTGGTGCGCTACTCCCCCGGTAACGAGGAGGCGGCAGCGACCGTCGCGGCCAGCCTGGGCAATCCGCCGATCGAACGGATCAGCGGCCTCGGCGAGGGCGTGCAGGTGATCCTCGGGGCCGACTTCACCACGGTCGGCGCGCCGCCGGCGGCCGGCTCGACGATCCAGGTGCGGAAGCTCCAAGGCTCGTCGGAGACCGCGACGGCCGACCTGCCCGCCGGCATCAGCCTGACCAACGCCGCGGACGTCACCTGCGAGTAG
- a CDS encoding acyl-ACP desaturase — protein MPKDLTDLQLLTELQPVVEENINRHMKMAREWNPHDYIPWSDGKNYYALGGQDWDPESSKLSEVAQTAMVQNLLTEDNLPSYHREIAMNFSMDGPWGFWVNRWTAEENRHGIALRDYLVVTRAVDPVELEITRMEQVTRGFSPGQNHQGDLFAESLFDAVMYVSFQELATRVSHRNTGKACNDPVADALLGKISNDENLHMIFYRDTSAAGLDICPNQAMHSLHRVLRNFRMPGFTVPEFRRKAVIIAVGGVYDPRIHLNDVVMPVLKKWRIFEREDFTGEAARMRDDLGLLMEELEETCVKFEVAKERRLERERKVAEKKAMKNLLVSSSA, from the coding sequence GTGCCTAAAGACCTGACCGACCTGCAACTGCTGACCGAGCTTCAGCCGGTCGTGGAAGAGAACATCAACCGCCACATGAAGATGGCGCGCGAGTGGAACCCGCACGACTACATCCCGTGGTCGGACGGCAAGAACTACTACGCCCTCGGCGGCCAGGACTGGGATCCGGAGTCCTCCAAGCTCTCCGAGGTCGCGCAAACCGCGATGGTGCAGAACCTGCTGACCGAGGACAACCTGCCGTCCTATCACCGCGAGATCGCGATGAACTTCTCCATGGACGGCCCGTGGGGCTTCTGGGTCAACCGCTGGACCGCCGAGGAGAACCGGCACGGCATCGCCCTGCGCGACTACCTGGTCGTGACCCGCGCCGTCGACCCCGTCGAGCTGGAGATCACCCGGATGGAGCAGGTCACCCGCGGCTTCTCCCCGGGCCAGAACCACCAGGGTGACCTGTTCGCCGAGAGCCTGTTCGACGCCGTCATGTACGTCTCGTTCCAGGAGCTCGCCACCCGCGTGTCGCACCGCAACACCGGCAAGGCGTGCAACGACCCGGTCGCCGACGCGCTGCTGGGCAAGATCTCCAACGACGAGAACCTGCACATGATCTTCTACCGGGACACCAGCGCCGCCGGCCTGGACATCTGCCCCAACCAGGCGATGCACTCGCTGCACCGGGTGCTGCGTAACTTCCGGATGCCCGGGTTCACCGTGCCGGAGTTCCGCCGCAAGGCCGTCATCATCGCCGTCGGCGGTGTCTACGACCCGCGCATCCACCTCAACGACGTGGTGATGCCGGTGCTCAAGAAGTGGCGGATCTTCGAGCGCGAGGACTTCACCGGCGAGGCCGCGCGGATGCGCGACGACCTGGGTCTGCTCATGGAGGAGCTCGAAGAGACCTGCGTGAAGTTCGAGGTTGCCAAGGAACGACGGCTGGAGCGTGAGCGCAAGGTCGCCGAGAAGAAGGCGATGAAGAACCTGCTGGTGTCGTCATCGGCGTAA
- a CDS encoding TetR/AcrR family transcriptional regulator, whose product MNSGQRRGRWSGVPLSDRPSRRRDALLAAGIAALGAPDGPALTVRAICREARLTERYFYESFTDREQFARAVYDEVGNSAMAALASASGPRQAVERFVALMVDDPARGRVLLLAPAAEPALMRSGPDWMTDFITLLQQRLPGTVDPIAAQLTAISMIGGLTALFTAYLDGRLQLDRERFIDYCVALLTTRIVD is encoded by the coding sequence GTGAATTCCGGTCAACGCCGCGGTCGATGGTCCGGCGTCCCCCTCTCCGACCGTCCCTCGCGCCGCCGCGACGCGCTGCTGGCCGCGGGCATCGCCGCGCTCGGCGCCCCCGACGGCCCGGCGCTGACGGTACGGGCGATCTGCCGCGAAGCTCGCCTGACCGAACGTTATTTCTACGAAAGCTTCACCGACCGTGAGCAATTCGCCCGCGCGGTGTACGACGAGGTCGGCAACTCGGCGATGGCCGCCCTGGCCTCGGCGAGCGGCCCGCGCCAGGCCGTCGAACGCTTCGTCGCCCTGATGGTCGACGACCCCGCCCGCGGCCGGGTGCTGCTGCTGGCGCCGGCGGCCGAACCCGCGCTGATGCGCAGCGGCCCGGACTGGATGACCGACTTCATCACCCTGCTGCAGCAACGACTGCCCGGCACCGTCGACCCGATCGCCGCCCAGCTGACCGCCATCAGCATGATCGGCGGCCTCACCGCCCTGTTCACCGCCTATCTCGACGGCCGACTGCAACTCGACCGGGAACGCTTCATCGACTATTGCGTGGCCCTGCTCACGACACGGATAGTCGACTAA
- the phoU gene encoding phosphate signaling complex protein PhoU, whose translation MRTAYHDQLAALSTRLGDMCGLSGRAMERATQSLLQADLLLAEQVISDHDQITRMSAQAEEEAFMILALQAPVAGDLRSIIAAIQIVADIDRMGALALHVAKITRRRHPQHALPEEVNGYFAEMGRLAVELGNSAREVLLSRDPEQAARIHEDDDAMDDLHRHLFTVLMDREWRHGVAAAVDVTLLGRFYERFADHAVEVARRVIFQVTGTFPEERACDTP comes from the coding sequence ATGCGCACCGCCTACCACGATCAGCTCGCCGCACTGTCCACCCGGTTGGGCGACATGTGTGGGCTGTCCGGCCGGGCGATGGAGCGCGCCACCCAGTCCCTGCTGCAGGCCGACCTGCTGCTGGCCGAGCAGGTGATCTCCGATCACGACCAGATCACCAGGATGAGCGCCCAGGCCGAAGAGGAAGCCTTCATGATCCTGGCGCTGCAGGCACCGGTCGCCGGTGACCTGCGATCCATCATCGCCGCCATCCAGATCGTCGCCGACATCGACCGGATGGGGGCCCTGGCCCTGCACGTCGCGAAGATCACCCGTCGCCGTCACCCCCAGCACGCCCTGCCCGAGGAGGTCAACGGCTACTTCGCCGAAATGGGCCGGCTAGCGGTGGAACTGGGCAACAGTGCCCGCGAGGTGCTGCTGTCCCGCGACCCGGAGCAGGCCGCCCGCATCCACGAAGACGACGACGCGATGGACGACCTGCACCGGCACCTGTTCACCGTGCTGATGGACCGGGAGTGGCGCCACGGTGTTGCCGCCGCCGTCGACGTGACCCTGCTGGGGCGCTTCTACGAGCGCTTCGCCGACCACGCCGTTGAGGTCGCCCGCCGGGTCATCTTCCAGGTCACCGGCACGTTCCCCGAGGAACGCGCCTGCGACACCCCGTAA
- a CDS encoding DUF732 domain-containing protein, translating into MWGKFAAAIAALSIVAAAPAGAEPADDTFIGALDAQVIPYTSRDAAIAAGKSVCDGFGQGDSFDAVTVGVREAGSQLTSLDQAVAFVKAAAEAYCPQDANPNAAQAVTPESWGMDDGIGVGPRAAGTACLAAESHQWADSTDGSGKALWCPPPAFVWVHVS; encoded by the coding sequence ATGTGGGGAAAATTCGCCGCGGCCATCGCCGCCCTGTCGATCGTCGCTGCCGCGCCGGCCGGCGCCGAACCCGCCGACGACACGTTCATCGGTGCACTCGACGCGCAGGTCATCCCGTACACCAGCCGTGATGCGGCGATCGCTGCGGGCAAGTCCGTCTGCGACGGCTTCGGCCAGGGCGACAGCTTCGACGCGGTCACCGTGGGTGTGCGAGAGGCTGGGTCGCAGCTGACGTCGCTGGACCAGGCAGTCGCGTTCGTGAAGGCTGCGGCGGAGGCGTATTGCCCGCAGGATGCGAATCCGAATGCTGCGCAGGCGGTTACGCCGGAATCGTGGGGTATGGATGACGGTATCGGTGTTGGTCCGCGGGCGGCCGGTACGGCGTGTCTGGCGGCGGAGTCTCACCAGTGGGCGGATTCGACGGATGGTAGTGGTAAGGCGTTGTGGTGTCCGCCGCCGGCGTTCGTCTGGGTGCACGTGAGCTGA
- a CDS encoding serine/threonine-protein kinase, whose amino-acid sequence MMAPELLGGRYEVRGVLGRGGMAEVREAIDTRTGYSVAIKLLYAGYDTNPEYLHRFWLEAQAASALHHPNIVNVYDSGQHRGAPYLVMERLPGRSLAEVIAMGPVPPPYVRRMLVEVLAALSAAHAAGILHRDIKPANILFTATGSAKVADFGLAKGPETFHTQTGQIMGTMAYMSPERLTGRPATVSDDLYAVGVVGYEALTGRRAFPQENLVALARAITENPPPPVAVLRPDIDPQLAAIVDRAMTPEEAARFPSAEAMMAELIDVGGDPVTGPLPMLQPAAPVAAPAPVPQPVPAQAHAPVMAPSPPVIMVPQPVLMRRPIWHLVLLVAVVVALVVGAVAFILGASTAPTGGPAVTTVTTTRPIHPGRPGSFG is encoded by the coding sequence ATGATGGCCCCCGAACTGCTCGGCGGCCGCTACGAGGTTCGTGGCGTCCTGGGCCGTGGCGGTATGGCCGAGGTGCGCGAGGCCATCGACACCCGGACCGGGTATTCCGTCGCCATCAAGCTGCTCTATGCCGGCTATGACACCAATCCCGAGTACCTGCACCGGTTCTGGCTGGAGGCGCAGGCGGCATCGGCGCTGCACCACCCCAACATCGTCAACGTCTACGACAGCGGCCAGCACCGCGGTGCGCCGTACCTGGTGATGGAGCGGCTGCCCGGGCGCAGCCTCGCCGAGGTGATCGCCATGGGGCCGGTGCCTCCGCCGTATGTCCGGCGGATGCTGGTCGAGGTGCTGGCGGCGCTGTCGGCCGCCCATGCCGCCGGCATCTTGCACCGCGACATCAAACCGGCCAACATCCTGTTCACCGCGACAGGATCGGCCAAGGTCGCCGACTTCGGGCTGGCCAAGGGGCCCGAGACCTTCCACACCCAGACCGGGCAGATCATGGGCACGATGGCCTATATGAGCCCGGAGCGGCTCACCGGGCGCCCGGCGACGGTCTCCGACGACCTGTACGCCGTCGGCGTGGTCGGCTACGAGGCGCTGACCGGCCGGCGGGCCTTCCCGCAGGAAAACCTGGTGGCCCTGGCGCGGGCCATCACCGAGAACCCGCCGCCGCCGGTGGCCGTGCTGCGCCCCGACATCGATCCACAGCTCGCGGCCATCGTCGACCGGGCGATGACCCCGGAGGAGGCCGCGCGATTCCCCAGCGCCGAGGCGATGATGGCCGAACTGATCGACGTCGGTGGTGATCCGGTGACCGGGCCGCTGCCGATGCTGCAGCCCGCCGCTCCGGTTGCCGCCCCTGCGCCCGTTCCTCAGCCTGTTCCGGCCCAGGCTCATGCGCCCGTGATGGCGCCGTCGCCGCCGGTGATCATGGTGCCGCAGCCGGTGCTGATGCGTCGGCCGATCTGGCACCTGGTGCTGCTGGTCGCGGTCGTGGTGGCGCTGGTCGTCGGCGCGGTGGCGTTCATCCTGGGCGCCTCGACCGCACCCACGGGTGGCCCCGCGGTCACCACGGTGACGACGACGCGGCCCATCCACCCCGGGCGGCCCGGCTCGTTCGGGTAG
- a CDS encoding excalibur calcium-binding domain-containing protein — MPRTTVTRPSGKPTCRDLGRTDIPRGDPDYAPWLDGDGDGIACESRKPR, encoded by the coding sequence GTGCCGCGGACGACGGTCACCCGGCCCAGCGGCAAGCCGACCTGCCGAGACCTCGGCCGCACCGACATCCCGCGCGGTGACCCGGACTATGCGCCATGGCTCGATGGTGATGGGGATGGGATTGCGTGCGAATCCCGGAAGCCCCGCTGA
- a CDS encoding oxygenase MpaB family protein, whose translation MTQHRPTTAVTPLGPGSLTWKYFGDWRGMLQGPFAGTMQNMHPQLGAAVTDYSSFAEEPWQRVLRSLYPIAGVVFDGERAPGTGAEVRDYHVDIKGVDDQGRRYHALNPEVFYWAHSTFFVGTLIDADNLSGGLTEDEKRRLFDEHVGWYAMYGMSMRPVPASWEEFQAYWERMCREVLEDNPATRQVLALADYPKPPFAAFVPDAVFAPVQRRLVAPLLLWFTVGLYDQPVRDLLGFSWSRRDEWWHRRFCDVVRISFSLVPPRYRKHPRARAALDRAAGRIPADSPPPETPVRNLPPLSERDNPMHYCPYR comes from the coding sequence GTGACTCAACATAGGCCCACCACGGCAGTGACACCCCTGGGTCCGGGGTCATTGACGTGGAAGTACTTCGGGGACTGGCGCGGCATGCTGCAGGGCCCGTTTGCCGGAACCATGCAGAACATGCACCCGCAGCTCGGGGCGGCGGTGACGGACTACTCGTCGTTCGCCGAGGAGCCGTGGCAGCGGGTGCTGCGTTCGCTGTACCCGATCGCCGGGGTGGTCTTCGACGGCGAACGCGCCCCGGGCACCGGGGCCGAGGTGCGCGACTATCACGTCGACATCAAAGGTGTGGATGACCAGGGCCGGCGCTACCACGCGCTCAACCCGGAGGTCTTCTACTGGGCGCACTCCACATTCTTCGTCGGCACTCTCATCGACGCCGACAATCTCAGCGGCGGGCTCACCGAGGACGAGAAGCGCCGGCTGTTCGACGAGCACGTCGGGTGGTACGCCATGTACGGGATGAGCATGCGGCCGGTGCCGGCCAGCTGGGAGGAGTTCCAGGCGTACTGGGAGCGGATGTGCCGGGAGGTGCTGGAGGACAACCCGGCGACCCGTCAGGTGCTGGCGCTGGCCGACTACCCGAAGCCGCCGTTCGCCGCGTTCGTGCCGGACGCGGTGTTCGCCCCGGTGCAACGACGGCTGGTGGCGCCGCTGCTGCTCTGGTTCACCGTCGGGCTCTACGACCAGCCGGTCCGGGATTTGCTGGGGTTCAGCTGGTCACGGCGCGACGAATGGTGGCACCGCCGGTTCTGCGACGTCGTGCGCATCTCGTTTTCCTTGGTGCCGCCGCGGTACCGCAAACACCCGCGCGCCCGGGCGGCGCTCGACCGTGCCGCCGGGCGGATCCCGGCCGACAGCCCGCCGCCGGAGACCCCGGTCCGCAATCTGCCCCCGCTGTCCGAGCGGGACAACCCGATGCACTACTGCCCGTACCGATAG
- the pstB gene encoding phosphate ABC transporter ATP-binding protein PstB: MAKRLDLKDVNIYYGSFHAVAEVSLSVSPRSVMAFIGPSGCGKSTVLRTLNRMHEVIPGARVEGSVLLDGDDIYGSGVDPVGVRKTVGMVFQRPNPFPTMSIRDNVVAGLKLQGVRNRKVLQETVEQSLKGANLWNEVKDRLDEPGGGLSGGQQQRLCIARAIAVQPEVLLMDEPCSALDPISTLAIEDLIAELKQDFTIVIVTHNMQQAARVSDQTAFFNLEATGKPGRLVEIDDTEKIFSNPTEKATEDYISGRFG; encoded by the coding sequence ATGGCGAAACGTCTGGATCTCAAAGACGTCAACATCTACTACGGCTCGTTCCACGCGGTGGCCGAGGTGTCGCTGTCGGTGTCGCCGCGCAGCGTGATGGCATTCATCGGACCGTCGGGCTGCGGCAAGTCGACGGTGCTGCGCACCCTCAACCGGATGCACGAGGTGATCCCGGGTGCCCGCGTCGAGGGTTCGGTACTGCTCGACGGCGACGACATCTACGGATCCGGTGTCGACCCGGTTGGCGTCCGTAAGACGGTGGGCATGGTGTTCCAGCGTCCGAACCCGTTCCCCACCATGTCGATTCGCGACAACGTCGTCGCCGGTCTGAAGCTGCAGGGCGTCCGCAACCGTAAGGTTCTCCAGGAGACGGTGGAGCAGTCGCTCAAGGGCGCCAACCTGTGGAACGAGGTCAAGGACCGGCTCGACGAACCCGGCGGCGGACTGTCCGGCGGTCAGCAGCAGCGGCTGTGCATCGCGCGCGCCATCGCGGTGCAACCCGAGGTGCTGTTGATGGACGAGCCGTGTTCGGCGCTGGACCCGATCTCCACGCTGGCGATCGAGGACCTGATCGCAGAACTGAAGCAGGACTTCACGATTGTGATCGTCACGCACAATATGCAGCAGGCCGCTCGGGTCAGCGACCAGACCGCGTTCTTCAACCTGGAGGCGACCGGGAAACCGGGCCGGCTGGTGGAGATCGACGACACCGAGAAGATCTTCTCGAACCCGACCGAGAAGGCGACGGAGGACTATATCTCCGGGCGGTTCGGCTGA